The Saccharomonospora glauca K62 genome has a segment encoding these proteins:
- a CDS encoding type Z 30S ribosomal protein S14, with product MAKKALIAKAARKPKFAVRAYTRCQRCGRPRSVYRKFGLCRICLREMAHAGQLPGVSKSSW from the coding sequence ATGGCCAAGAAAGCTCTGATCGCCAAGGCTGCCCGCAAGCCCAAGTTCGCGGTGCGCGCCTACACCCGCTGCCAGCGTTGCGGACGTCCTCGCTCGGTGTACCGCAAGTTCGGCCTCTGCCGGATCTGCCTGCGGGAAATGGCGCACGCGGGACAGCTCCCCGGCGTGAGTAAGTCGAGCTGGTGA
- the rpsH gene encoding 30S ribosomal protein S8, whose product MTMTDPIADFLTRLRNANSAYHDKVVLPHSKIKANIAEILKREGYIADYRIEPGEKHKNLVVELKYGPNRERSIAGLRRVSKPGLRVYAKSTNLPSVLGGLGVAIISTSSGLQTDRQCKRNGVGGEVLAYVW is encoded by the coding sequence ATGACGATGACCGACCCGATCGCAGACTTCCTGACACGTCTGCGGAACGCGAACTCGGCGTACCACGACAAGGTCGTGCTGCCGCACTCGAAGATCAAGGCGAACATCGCCGAGATCCTCAAGCGTGAGGGCTACATCGCTGACTACCGCATCGAACCGGGTGAGAAGCACAAGAACCTGGTTGTGGAGCTGAAGTACGGCCCGAACCGTGAGCGCAGCATCGCCGGCCTCCGGCGCGTGTCCAAGCCCGGTCTGCGCGTGTACGCGAAATCGACCAACCTGCCCAGCGTTCTGGGTGGACTCGGCGTGGCGATCATCTCGACGTCCTCCGGGCTCCAGACCGACAGGCAGTGCAAGCGCAACGGCGTGGGCGGCGAAGTCCTCGCCTACGTCTGGTGA
- the rplF gene encoding 50S ribosomal protein L6: protein MSRIGKLPITVPSGVDVTIDGQHITVKGPKGTLEHTVPEPITVERGEDGALLVKRPDDERESRALHGLTRTLVNNLVIGVTQGYEKRMEIHGVGYRVQAKGSDLEFALGYSHPVLIKAPEGITFKVESPTKFSVSGIDKQKVGQIAAVIRRLRRPDPYKGKGLRYEGERIRRKVGKTGK from the coding sequence ATGTCACGCATCGGTAAGCTGCCGATCACTGTCCCCTCCGGGGTCGATGTGACCATCGACGGGCAGCACATCACGGTCAAGGGCCCGAAGGGCACGCTGGAGCACACAGTTCCCGAGCCGATCACCGTCGAGCGCGGCGAAGACGGCGCCCTGCTGGTGAAGCGTCCCGACGACGAGCGGGAGAGCCGCGCGCTGCACGGCCTCACCCGCACTCTGGTGAACAACCTCGTCATCGGAGTGACGCAGGGCTACGAGAAGCGCATGGAGATCCACGGGGTCGGTTACCGCGTGCAGGCCAAGGGCTCGGACCTCGAGTTCGCCCTCGGCTACAGCCACCCGGTGCTGATCAAGGCTCCGGAGGGCATCACGTTCAAGGTGGAGAGCCCGACCAAGTTCTCCGTGTCCGGTATCGACAAGCAGAAGGTCGGCCAGATCGCGGCGGTCATCCGGCGCCTGCGTCGTCCGGACCCGTACAAGGGCAAGGGCTTGCGTTACGAGGGTGAGCGCATCCGCCGCAAGGTCGGGAAGACGGGTAAGTGA
- the rplR gene encoding 50S ribosomal protein L18, with protein MSETVTKRKPVGKDISTRRRAGRVRRHNRLRKKVNGTPARPRMSVKRSSRHIVVQLIDDLAGHTLASASSLEADVRAVEGDKKAKAAKVGELVAARAKAAGISKVVFDRGGNAYHGRIAALADAARKGGLEF; from the coding sequence ATGAGCGAAACGGTTACGAAGCGCAAGCCGGTCGGCAAGGACATCTCCACCCGTCGTCGCGCTGGCAGGGTCCGTCGGCACAACCGGCTCCGCAAGAAGGTCAACGGCACCCCTGCGCGTCCGCGCATGTCGGTGAAGCGCTCCTCGCGTCACATCGTCGTTCAGCTGATCGACGATCTCGCGGGGCACACCCTGGCCTCGGCGTCCTCCTTGGAGGCGGACGTCCGAGCCGTCGAGGGCGACAAGAAGGCCAAGGCCGCCAAGGTCGGCGAGTTGGTCGCGGCCCGCGCCAAGGCCGCGGGCATTTCCAAGGTGGTGTTCGACCGCGGTGGCAACGCCTACCACGGTCGTATCGCCGCCCTGGCCGACGCCGCTCGAAAGGGCGGGTTGGAGTTCTGA
- the rpsE gene encoding 30S ribosomal protein S5, whose translation MPGRTRQSGGQGGQGDRERGGRDRRDRRDGGRGGAAQDKTPHLERVVAINRVAKVVKGGRRFSFTALVVVGDGDGQVGVGYGKAKEVPAAIAKGVEEAKKNFFRVPRIGGTIPHPVQGEEAAGVVLLRPASAGTGVIAGGAVRAVLECAGIQDVLSKSLGSDNAINIVHATVRALKDLQRPEAVAARRGLPLEDVAPARMLRQRAGQGV comes from the coding sequence ATGCCGGGACGTACGCGGCAATCCGGCGGCCAGGGCGGACAGGGCGACCGCGAGCGCGGTGGCCGGGACCGCAGGGACCGTCGTGACGGTGGCCGTGGCGGGGCGGCCCAGGACAAGACCCCGCACCTCGAGCGCGTCGTAGCGATCAACCGCGTGGCCAAGGTCGTCAAGGGTGGTCGTCGCTTCAGCTTCACCGCGCTGGTCGTCGTTGGTGACGGTGACGGTCAGGTCGGTGTCGGCTACGGCAAGGCCAAGGAGGTGCCCGCGGCCATCGCCAAGGGTGTCGAGGAGGCGAAGAAGAACTTCTTCCGCGTGCCTCGCATCGGTGGCACCATCCCGCACCCCGTGCAGGGTGAGGAGGCCGCCGGCGTCGTGCTGCTCCGTCCGGCCAGCGCCGGTACCGGTGTGATCGCCGGTGGCGCGGTCCGCGCCGTGCTGGAATGCGCCGGAATCCAGGACGTGTTGTCGAAGTCCCTCGGCAGCGACAACGCGATCAACATCGTGCACGCGACCGTGCGGGCCCTGAAGGACCTCCAGCGTCCCGAAGCGGTGGCTGCTCGGCGTGGTCTGCCTCTCGAGGACGTGGCTCCGGCTCGGATGCTGCGTCAGCGTGCGGGACAGGGGGTCTGA
- the rpmD gene encoding 50S ribosomal protein L30 encodes MAQLKITQTKSTIGTKQNHRASLRTLGLRKIRQSVVREDTPQVRGLIHTVRHLVTVEEVK; translated from the coding sequence ATGGCTCAGCTGAAGATCACCCAGACCAAGAGCACGATCGGGACCAAGCAGAACCACCGGGCGTCGCTTCGTACCCTCGGGCTGCGCAAGATCCGGCAGTCCGTGGTGCGTGAGGACACGCCGCAGGTGCGTGGTCTCATTCACACGGTCCGGCACCTGGTGACCGTGGAGGAGGTCAAGTAA
- the rplO gene encoding 50S ribosomal protein L15 — MAIKIHHLKPAPGAKREKIRVGRGEGSKGKTAGRGTKGTKARKNVPVGFEGGQMPIHMRLPKLRGFKNRFRTEYQAVNVGDLARLFPEGGKVGKDELIARGLVHKGELVKVLGNGDLEGVKLDVTADAFSKSAKEKIEAAGGTATAL; from the coding sequence ATGGCCATCAAGATCCACCACCTGAAGCCCGCACCCGGCGCGAAGCGCGAGAAGATCCGCGTCGGTCGTGGTGAGGGTTCCAAGGGCAAGACGGCTGGGCGCGGTACGAAGGGTACGAAGGCCCGGAAGAACGTGCCCGTCGGTTTCGAGGGTGGGCAGATGCCCATCCACATGCGGTTGCCGAAGCTGCGTGGCTTCAAGAACCGTTTCCGGACCGAGTACCAGGCGGTCAACGTGGGCGACCTCGCCCGCCTGTTCCCCGAGGGGGGCAAGGTCGGCAAGGACGAGCTGATCGCCCGTGGACTCGTCCACAAGGGTGAACTTGTGAAGGTTCTCGGCAACGGTGACCTGGAGGGCGTGAAGCTCGACGTCACCGCCGACGCCTTCTCCAAGTCCGCGAAGGAGAAGATCGAGGCGGCCGGTGGCACGGCCACCGCGCTCTGA
- the secY gene encoding preprotein translocase subunit SecY codes for MLSAFRSALATPDLRKKILFTLMIVVVYRIGAVTPAPGVSYPNVQACLEQVEDQNIFSLLNLFSGGALLQLSVFATGIMPYITASIIIQLLTVVIPRFEELKREGQAGQSKLTQYTRYLTIALAILQATGVVALADRGQLFSNCAQPVLPDNSVFTLSLTVLTMTAGTAVMMWLGELITERGVGNGMSLLIFLNIAARIPTEGLAILNNQGGLTFFFICLLALAIIASVIFVEQGQRRIPVQYAKRMIGRRMYGGTSTYLPIKVNQAGVIPVIFASSLLYLPDLLGQLIGDPNQASGWQRFLQNYVTNQSHWVHIALYFAMIIFFTYFYITITFNVDDRAEEMKKFGGFIPGIRPGRPTAEYLGYVLSRITLPGSIYLGIVAILPNFFLSVTGEGNNQNFPFGGTAVLIMVGVGLDTVKQIESQLMQRNYEGFLR; via the coding sequence GTGCTCAGCGCCTTCCGCTCGGCTCTCGCGACGCCGGACCTGCGCAAGAAGATCCTGTTCACGCTGATGATCGTGGTCGTGTACAGGATCGGTGCGGTCACACCGGCGCCTGGGGTTTCGTACCCGAACGTTCAGGCATGCCTGGAGCAGGTCGAGGATCAGAACATCTTCTCGCTGCTGAACCTGTTCAGCGGTGGCGCGCTACTACAGCTTTCGGTCTTCGCCACGGGCATCATGCCCTACATCACGGCGAGCATCATCATCCAGCTGCTCACCGTGGTGATCCCTCGCTTCGAGGAGCTCAAGCGAGAAGGTCAGGCCGGCCAGAGCAAGCTCACGCAGTACACGCGTTACCTCACCATCGCGCTGGCCATCCTGCAGGCCACCGGCGTCGTCGCGTTGGCCGACCGCGGTCAGCTCTTCTCCAACTGCGCGCAGCCGGTCCTGCCCGACAACAGCGTCTTCACGCTGTCGCTGACGGTGTTGACGATGACGGCGGGCACGGCCGTCATGATGTGGCTCGGCGAGCTCATCACCGAGCGCGGTGTCGGCAACGGCATGTCGCTGCTCATCTTCCTGAACATCGCCGCCCGAATCCCGACCGAGGGTCTCGCCATCCTCAACAACCAGGGCGGGCTGACGTTCTTCTTCATCTGCCTGCTCGCGCTGGCGATCATCGCGAGCGTCATCTTCGTCGAGCAGGGGCAGCGCCGGATTCCGGTGCAGTACGCCAAGCGGATGATCGGCCGCCGCATGTACGGCGGTACCTCCACCTATCTGCCGATCAAGGTGAACCAGGCCGGTGTCATCCCGGTCATCTTCGCGTCGTCGCTGCTCTACCTGCCCGACCTTCTCGGACAGCTCATCGGCGACCCGAACCAGGCCTCGGGCTGGCAGCGCTTCCTGCAGAACTACGTGACGAACCAGTCGCACTGGGTGCACATCGCGTTGTACTTCGCGATGATCATCTTCTTCACGTACTTCTACATCACGATCACGTTCAACGTGGACGATCGAGCCGAGGAGATGAAGAAGTTCGGCGGGTTCATCCCCGGCATCCGGCCGGGACGGCCCACCGCCGAGTACCTCGGGTACGTGCTCAGCAGGATCACCCTGCCGGGCTCCATCTACCTCGGTATCGTGGCGATTCTGCCGAACTTCTTCCTGTCGGTCACCGGCGAAGGGAACAACCAGAACTTCCCGTTCGGCGGAACAGCTGTGCTGATCATGGTGGGCGTCGGGCTCGACACCGTGAAACAGATCGAAAGCCAGCTGATGCAGCGTAACTACGAAGGGTTCCTCCGATGA
- a CDS encoding adenylate kinase → MTRVVLVGPPGAGKGTQAAALSQRLGIPHISTGDLFRKHVGEQTPLGKEAKRYLDSGELVPDTVTNEMVRERLAEPDAKEGFLLDGFPRTTKQADVLGELLTENGSSLDAVIELKVPEDMLVERLLGRGRADDTEEVIRRRQQVYRSETAPLLEYYSDILVTVDGVGSIDEVTARMLDALGKRA, encoded by the coding sequence ATGACGCGTGTAGTTCTTGTCGGCCCGCCCGGAGCGGGTAAAGGCACACAGGCAGCGGCGCTGTCGCAGCGGCTGGGGATCCCTCACATCTCGACCGGTGACCTCTTTCGCAAGCACGTTGGTGAGCAGACGCCCCTGGGCAAGGAGGCCAAGCGCTACCTCGACTCGGGTGAACTCGTCCCGGACACCGTGACCAACGAGATGGTCCGCGAGAGGCTGGCGGAGCCGGACGCCAAGGAGGGCTTCCTCCTCGACGGTTTTCCCCGCACCACCAAGCAGGCCGACGTGCTGGGGGAGCTGCTCACGGAGAACGGTTCCTCGCTCGACGCCGTGATCGAACTCAAGGTTCCCGAGGACATGCTCGTGGAGCGTCTGCTCGGTCGTGGGCGTGCCGACGACACCGAGGAAGTCATCCGGCGTCGGCAGCAGGTGTATCGCTCCGAGACCGCTCCGCTGCTGGAGTACTACTCGGACATCCTGGTCACCGTCGACGGGGTCGGTAGCATCGACGAGGTGACCGCCAGGATGCTCGACGCGCTCGGCAAGCGTGCGTGA
- the map gene encoding type I methionyl aminopeptidase, whose product MIEIKTPGELEAMRAAGLVVARTLRKVTEAARPGVSTGELDELAEQTIREAGAVPSFKGYHGFPASICASVNEQIVHGIPSKDTVLADGDLLSVDCGAILDGWHGDSAVTIEIGEVSERDRMLSAATRAAMLAGIEAVAPNARLTDISHAVESAARRASAKDGVEYGMVVEYGGHGIGREMHMEPFLPNVGKPGKGPKLAVGMALAIEPMLTGGSAETIELDDGWTVITADGSRAAHWEHTVAITEDGPWVLTAPEDHV is encoded by the coding sequence ATGATTGAGATCAAGACGCCCGGCGAGCTGGAAGCTATGCGGGCGGCGGGCCTTGTCGTCGCACGCACACTGCGGAAGGTGACGGAAGCGGCGCGGCCCGGAGTCAGTACGGGTGAGTTGGACGAGCTGGCCGAACAGACCATCCGCGAGGCGGGTGCGGTGCCGTCGTTCAAGGGCTACCACGGTTTCCCTGCCTCGATCTGCGCGTCGGTGAACGAGCAGATCGTGCATGGCATTCCCTCGAAGGACACGGTGCTCGCCGACGGGGACCTGTTGTCGGTCGACTGCGGGGCCATCCTCGACGGCTGGCACGGTGACTCGGCGGTCACGATCGAGATCGGCGAGGTCTCCGAGCGCGATCGCATGCTGTCGGCGGCCACACGGGCGGCTATGCTCGCGGGGATTGAGGCCGTGGCCCCCAACGCTCGACTGACGGACATCTCGCACGCCGTCGAATCCGCTGCTCGTCGGGCGAGCGCGAAGGACGGGGTCGAGTACGGCATGGTCGTCGAGTACGGCGGCCACGGCATCGGCCGCGAAATGCACATGGAGCCGTTCCTGCCGAATGTCGGCAAGCCCGGCAAGGGGCCCAAGCTGGCTGTCGGCATGGCGCTCGCCATCGAACCGATGTTGACGGGTGGCTCGGCCGAGACCATCGAACTGGACGACGGCTGGACGGTCATCACCGCGGACGGCTCCCGCGCTGCCCACTGGGAGCACACCGTCGCAATCACCGAGGACGGTCCGTGGGTGCTGACTGCCCCCGAGGACCACGTTTAG
- the infA gene encoding translation initiation factor IF-1: protein MAKKDGAIEVEGRVIEPLPNAMFRVELENGHKVLAHISGKMRQHYIRILPEDRVVVELSPYDLSRGRIVYRYK from the coding sequence ATGGCGAAGAAGGACGGGGCCATCGAGGTCGAGGGCCGCGTAATTGAGCCGCTTCCCAACGCGATGTTTCGCGTCGAGTTGGAGAACGGCCACAAGGTCCTGGCACACATCAGCGGGAAGATGCGGCAGCACTACATCCGCATCCTTCCGGAAGACAGGGTTGTCGTGGAGCTCTCGCCCTACGACTTGTCCCGTGGTCGCATCGTCTATCGCTACAAGTGA
- the rpmJ gene encoding 50S ribosomal protein L36 — protein sequence MKVKPSVKRICDKCQIVRRHGRIMVICDNLRHKQRQG from the coding sequence GTGAAGGTCAAGCCGAGCGTCAAGAGGATCTGCGACAAGTGCCAGATCGTCCGTCGTCACGGACGCATCATGGTCATCTGCGACAACCTGCGCCACAAGCAGCGTCAGGGCTGA
- the rpsM gene encoding 30S ribosomal protein S13: protein MARLAGVDLPREKRLEIALTYIYGIGRTRSKEILAATQVNPDTRVKDLGDDDLAKLREFIEENYKVEGDLRREVNADIRRKIEIGCYQGLRWRRGLPVRGQRTKTNARTRKGPKKTVAGKKKAGKK, encoded by the coding sequence ATGGCACGACTCGCTGGCGTTGACCTCCCCCGCGAGAAGCGGTTGGAGATCGCGCTGACCTACATCTACGGCATCGGCCGTACACGCTCGAAGGAGATCCTCGCAGCGACGCAGGTCAACCCGGACACCCGCGTGAAGGACCTGGGTGACGACGACCTCGCCAAGCTGCGCGAGTTCATCGAAGAGAACTACAAGGTCGAAGGTGACCTTCGGCGCGAGGTGAACGCCGACATCCGTCGGAAGATCGAGATCGGGTGCTACCAGGGGCTTCGTTGGCGCCGCGGCCTGCCCGTTCGTGGCCAGCGCACCAAGACCAACGCCCGTACCCGCAAGGGCCCGAAGAAGACGGTCGCCGGAAAGAAGAAGGCGGGCAAGAAGTGA
- the rpsK gene encoding 30S ribosomal protein S11 has translation MPPKSRTSGTKKVRRKEKKNVVHGHAHIKSTFNNTIVSITDPNGAVISWASSGHVGFKGSRKSTPFAAQMAAENAARKAAEHGMKKVDVFVKGPGSGRETAIRSLQAAGLEVGTIQDVTPQPHNGCRPPKRRRV, from the coding sequence ATGCCACCGAAGTCTCGTACGTCGGGGACCAAGAAGGTCCGGCGTAAGGAAAAGAAGAACGTCGTTCACGGGCACGCCCACATCAAGAGCACGTTCAACAACACCATCGTTTCGATCACCGACCCCAACGGTGCGGTGATCTCCTGGGCGTCCTCGGGCCACGTCGGCTTCAAGGGTTCCCGCAAGTCGACCCCGTTCGCCGCTCAGATGGCCGCCGAGAACGCTGCGCGCAAGGCCGCCGAGCACGGCATGAAGAAGGTCGACGTGTTCGTCAAGGGCCCCGGTTCCGGTCGTGAGACCGCGATCCGCTCGCTGCAGGCCGCTGGCCTCGAAGTCGGCACCATCCAGGACGTGACCCCGCAGCCGCACAACGGCTGCCGCCCCCCGAAGCGGCGCCGGGTCTGA